The following coding sequences lie in one Pseudoxanthomonas sp. SE1 genomic window:
- the recR gene encoding recombination mediator RecR — protein sequence MSSPLLEQLIESLRVLPGVGQKTAQRMAYHLLDRERDGGKRLAGVLAEALDHIGHCAQCRDFTEGEICTLCASGSRDRHQLCVVESPSDRLAIEQATGYRGVYFVLHGRLSPLDGIGPRELGLDALSGRLAQGEVTELIIATNPTVEGEATAHYLAQLARQQGVRPSRLAHGVPLGGELEYVDRGTLAHAFGGRSEMT from the coding sequence ATGTCCAGTCCGCTGCTCGAACAGCTCATCGAGTCGCTGCGCGTCCTGCCAGGAGTCGGGCAGAAGACGGCGCAGCGCATGGCCTATCACCTGCTCGACCGCGAGCGGGACGGGGGCAAGCGTCTGGCCGGCGTGCTTGCCGAGGCGCTGGACCATATCGGGCATTGCGCGCAGTGCCGTGATTTCACCGAGGGCGAGATCTGCACGCTCTGCGCGAGTGGCAGCCGTGACCGTCACCAGCTGTGCGTGGTGGAGTCGCCTTCGGATCGTCTGGCGATCGAACAGGCGACGGGATACCGCGGCGTCTACTTCGTCCTGCACGGCCGGTTGTCGCCATTGGACGGCATTGGCCCGCGCGAGCTGGGGCTGGACGCGCTGTCGGGGCGGCTGGCGCAGGGCGAGGTCACCGAGCTGATCATCGCCACCAATCCCACCGTCGAGGGCGAGGCCACGGCCCATTACCTGGCGCAGCTGGCGCGGCAGCAGGGCGTGCGTCCGAGCAGGCTTGCCCATGGCGTACCGCTGGGCGGCGAACTGGAATACGTCGACCGCGGCACGCTGGCGCACGCATTCGGCGGCCGCAGTGAAATGACCTGA
- a CDS encoding histidine triad nucleotide-binding protein produces MIDTIFARIIRREIPATIVYEDDEVLGFKDIAPQAPVHVLFIPKNDAIPTLDDVQPHQAHLIGKLALAAAEYARREGFAANGYRVVMNCREDAGQTVFHIHLHLLAGAPLGRFGTQD; encoded by the coding sequence ATGATCGACACCATTTTCGCCAGGATCATCCGCCGCGAGATTCCCGCCACCATCGTCTACGAGGACGATGAGGTGCTGGGCTTCAAGGACATCGCGCCGCAGGCGCCGGTGCACGTGCTTTTCATCCCGAAGAACGATGCCATCCCCACGCTGGATGACGTGCAGCCGCACCAGGCGCACCTGATAGGCAAGCTGGCATTGGCCGCGGCGGAGTACGCGCGCCGGGAAGGCTTTGCCGCGAATGGTTACCGGGTGGTCATGAACTGTCGCGAGGACGCGGGGCAGACCGTGTTCCACATCCACCTGCACCTGCTAGCCGGTGCGCCGCTGGGTCGTTTCGGTACGCAGGACTGA
- a CDS encoding YbaB/EbfC family nucleoid-associated protein, which translates to MRGNIAQLMQQAQKMQENLQRAQEELAKLEVTGNAGGGMVSVTLTGAKECRKVRIDPSLLSDAEMLEDLIAAAFNDASNKVDAESKTRMGAATSGMPLPPGMKLPF; encoded by the coding sequence ATGCGTGGAAACATCGCCCAACTGATGCAGCAGGCGCAGAAGATGCAGGAGAACCTGCAGCGCGCCCAGGAAGAACTCGCCAAGCTCGAGGTGACCGGCAATGCCGGCGGCGGCATGGTCAGCGTGACCCTGACCGGCGCCAAGGAATGCCGCAAGGTACGCATCGACCCCTCGCTGCTGTCCGACGCGGAGATGCTCGAAGACCTCATCGCCGCCGCCTTCAATGACGCATCCAACAAGGTCGATGCCGAATCCAAGACGCGCATGGGCGCAGCGACGTCCGGCATGCCGTTGCCGCCGGGCATGAAGCTGCCGTTCTGA
- the dnaX gene encoding DNA polymerase III subunit gamma/tau, with the protein MSYLVLARKWRPKRFAELVGQEHVVRALTNALDSGRVHHAFLFTGTRGVGKTTIARIFAKSLNCEKGTSADPCGQCAACLDIDAGRYIDLLEIDAASNTGVDDVREVIENAQYMPSRGKFKVYLIDEVHMLSKAAFNALLKTLEEPPEHVKFLLATTDPQKLPVTVLSRCLQFNLKRLDEEQIRGQMTKILGAEGIEADAGAIAQLARAADGSLRDGLSLLDQAIAYAGGALREDGVRTMLGTVDRTQVNAMLAALAQGDGEALLKVVARLAEFSPDWAGVLDAVAEALHRIQVRQLVPSAGVEAEGVDVEAFAGQLRPEVVQLWYQMAINGRRDLHLAPSGRAGFEMSVLRMLAFRPAQAGEMRGDARAAATAAPVQTTAAAPAAGPARMPPAPESLAQPQQMAREESPAPPRMAAPVAEDAPPWLPAQAKPSPATPAASSMPADIGITDAETWLHFAGSCGLKGVGKQLVDNVAFAGYANGTLTLALDSGFDYLRSERTLGELADAIASRYGVAPRLAFAAAASDAETLKERSHRQRDERQSEAEETFMNHPDVRQLMQQHGARLVPDSIRPYEE; encoded by the coding sequence ATGTCCTATCTCGTCCTCGCCCGCAAGTGGCGCCCCAAGCGTTTCGCCGAACTGGTGGGCCAGGAACACGTGGTCCGGGCGCTCACCAATGCGCTGGACAGCGGCCGTGTACACCACGCCTTCCTGTTCACCGGCACGCGCGGGGTCGGCAAGACCACCATCGCGCGCATCTTCGCCAAGTCGCTCAACTGCGAGAAGGGCACCAGCGCCGACCCCTGCGGTCAGTGCGCGGCGTGCCTGGACATCGATGCCGGCCGCTACATCGACCTGCTGGAGATCGACGCCGCGTCGAACACCGGCGTTGACGACGTGCGCGAGGTGATCGAGAACGCGCAGTACATGCCTTCGCGCGGCAAGTTCAAGGTCTACCTGATCGACGAAGTGCACATGCTGTCGAAGGCCGCGTTCAATGCGTTGCTGAAGACGCTGGAAGAGCCGCCGGAACACGTGAAGTTCCTGCTCGCCACGACCGACCCGCAGAAGCTGCCGGTTACCGTGCTGTCGCGCTGTTTGCAATTCAACCTCAAGCGGCTCGACGAAGAGCAGATCCGCGGCCAGATGACGAAGATCCTCGGCGCCGAAGGCATCGAGGCCGACGCGGGCGCCATCGCCCAACTCGCGCGCGCCGCCGACGGCTCGCTGCGCGACGGCCTTTCATTGCTGGACCAGGCCATCGCCTATGCCGGTGGTGCGCTCCGCGAGGATGGTGTGCGCACCATGCTGGGCACGGTAGACCGCACCCAGGTCAACGCCATGCTGGCGGCGCTGGCGCAGGGTGATGGCGAAGCATTGCTGAAGGTGGTCGCGCGGCTGGCGGAGTTTTCCCCGGACTGGGCGGGCGTGCTGGATGCGGTGGCCGAAGCGCTGCACCGCATCCAGGTGCGTCAACTGGTGCCGTCGGCCGGTGTAGAAGCGGAGGGGGTCGATGTGGAGGCTTTCGCCGGGCAGCTGCGTCCCGAAGTGGTCCAGCTCTGGTACCAGATGGCGATCAACGGTCGTCGCGACCTGCATCTGGCGCCCAGCGGGCGCGCCGGCTTCGAGATGAGCGTGCTGCGCATGCTGGCGTTCCGGCCAGCGCAGGCGGGTGAAATGCGCGGCGATGCGCGCGCTGCAGCAACGGCCGCGCCCGTCCAGACCACGGCCGCGGCACCCGCTGCCGGCCCTGCTCGCATGCCGCCTGCGCCGGAATCCCTGGCGCAGCCGCAGCAGATGGCGCGCGAAGAATCCCCGGCGCCGCCGCGCATGGCGGCACCTGTCGCCGAGGACGCGCCGCCTTGGCTTCCGGCGCAGGCGAAACCGTCACCCGCCACGCCGGCTGCATCGTCCATGCCCGCTGACATCGGCATCACGGATGCCGAGACCTGGCTGCACTTCGCCGGCAGCTGCGGGCTGAAGGGTGTCGGCAAGCAACTGGTCGACAATGTCGCGTTCGCGGGCTACGCGAACGGCACGCTGACGCTGGCGCTGGACAGCGGCTTCGACTACCTGCGCTCCGAGCGCACGCTCGGTGAACTTGCCGACGCCATCGCCAGTCGCTATGGCGTGGCTCCCCGCCTGGCGTTCGCCGCAGCGGCGAGCGATGCCGAAACGCTGAAGGAACGCAGCCATAGGCAGCGCGACGAACGCCAGAGCGAGGCCGAAGAAACCTTCATGAACCATCCGGACGTACGGCAGTTGATGCAGCAGCATGGCGCCAGGCTCGTCCCGGACTCCATCCGACCTTACGAAGAGTGA